A stretch of Arachis hypogaea cultivar Tifrunner chromosome 15, arahy.Tifrunner.gnm2.J5K5, whole genome shotgun sequence DNA encodes these proteins:
- the LOC140178993 gene encoding uncharacterized protein, translating into MMARTATYVPKTDPGVPSFSLGLTDLSQEGASTQETERAKSLEAANLIEQLDDLVQKIASSAAKEKNKSPQIQRETGGESSGKFETPGATNQITDDMKQKCYIWGTRLKEDADGNTNEYEEMCTLIAQDEYILMRMHLASLQAKSDIESQIVSAICLILNQKNEKRFQEQIYCLPPDIVSMALLDHPDGEFISLKTNKEFRVEDYPSFIPFIDRKKLTSHLYIFAPVCHSGHWWLWVINTTKRKCHILDPLHKKAPSDERKQINKFTGYVFSRLRAYAGGEPLQKDEKEKEIKASYVKISGQKTSYDCAIYVMKWLELIEPENIKKGKYEWDNWPQEEVDHYRVEYASRILFSEMNKQRDRAIRESSAIRLSKPSSVLLSPFCQINSADIETA; encoded by the exons atgatggcacgAACAGCAacctatgttcctaaaacagatccaggggtgccatcattcagccttggattgactgatttaagccaggagggggcgtcaacgcaggagacagaaagggcAAAATCTCTAGAAGCTGCAAATTTGATAGAACAATTGGACGATTTAGTCCAAAAAATAGCAAGCAGTGCGGCGAAGGAAAAAAAcaaaagtccacaaattcagagagagactgggggagaaagttctggaaagtttgaaactcctggggCAACAAATCAGATtacggatgatatgaaacaaaagtgctacatctgggggacgagactgaaggaagaCGCAGATGGCAATACTAACGAGTATGAGGAGATGTGCACTCTCATTGCCCAAGATgaatacattttgatgagaatgcaccttgcatccctccaggcaaaaagtgatatagaatctcag attgtatctgccatctgcctcatcctcaaccagaaaaatgaaaagaggtttcaagaacaaatatactgtctcccccccgatattgtg AGCATGGCACTTTTGGATCACCCAGATGGGGAATTCATATCACTGAAAACGAATaaggaattcagggtggaagactacccgagttttattcccttcatagatagaaaaaaattaacttcgcatctatat atttttgcacctgtttgccactcggggcattggtggttatgggtgaTAAATACAACGAAGCGGAAATGTCATATACTTGACCCActacacaaaaaagctccaagcgatgagagaaagcagattaataaattcact ggatatgtattttcaagattgagAGCATATGCCGGCGGGGAACCTCTGCAGAAAgacgagaaggagaaggaaattaaagcatcatatgttaaaatatcaggccaaaaaacaag ctatgactgcgctatctacgttatgaagtggcttgagttaattgagccggaaaacattaaaaaggggaagtatgaatgggataattggccacag gaggaggtggaccactatagagtggagtatgcttcccggatactattcagtgagatgaataaacagagagatcgggcaattagagagagtagtgctataaggctgtcgaagccatcctctgtattattgagtccgttttgtcagataaattctgctgatatagaaactgcgtaa